The Anabas testudineus chromosome 14, fAnaTes1.2, whole genome shotgun sequence genome includes a region encoding these proteins:
- the ovca2 gene encoding esterase OVCA2, whose product MAPLRVLCVHGYRQNSGSFREKTGALRKLLKKQAELVYLSAPHSVKHTCTEETPDKENGPGPGPGGDEDPRGWWFSDIQARSFSAQQHCEESLGLIESVTAVREAVKVQGPFDGIMGFSQGAAFVAMLCSLQEQKLEPDFSFRFAIVVAGFRSACTEHQKFYDAPLQIPSLHVFGLEDRVIPDNMSRELLPSFKDPQVLTHAGGHFVPAASAHRQTYQDFLKRFQ is encoded by the exons ATGGCACCTCTCCGGGTCCTGTGCGTCCACGGTTACCGTCAGAACAGCGGCTCGTTCCGTGAGAAGACCGGAGCTCTGCGGAAGCTGCTGAAGAAACAAGCGGAGCTCGTTTACCTGAGTGCGCCGCACAGCGTGAAGCACACCTGCACTGAAG aaaCTCCAGATAAGGAGAATGGTCcaggacctggacctggagGCGATGAGGACCCCAGAGGTTGGTGGTTTTCGGACATTCAGGCTCGGAGTTTCAGCgctcagcagcactgtgaggaaAGCCTGGGCCTCATCGAGAGTGTGACGGCtgtgagagaagctgtgaaggtTCAGGGTCCATTTGACGGCATAATGGGCTTTAGTCAGGGAGCAGCTTTTGTTGCCATGCTTTGCTCTCTTCAGGAGCAGAAACTGGAGCCAGACTTCAGCTTTCGCTTTGCAATCGTGGTCGCTGGTTTCCGCAGCGCATGTACAGAACACCAAAAATTCTACGACGCTCCTCTCCAGATCCCCTCCCTACATGTGTTTGGACTGGAGGACCGAGTGATCCCTGACAACATGAGCAGGGAGCTCCTCCCGTCCTTCAAAGACCCTCAGGTCCTCACACACGCTGGTGGCCATTTTGTTCCTGCTGCATCTGCTCACAGGCAAACCTACCAGGACTTTCTCAAGAGGTTCCAGTGA